The Lycium barbarum isolate Lr01 chromosome 10, ASM1917538v2, whole genome shotgun sequence genome includes a region encoding these proteins:
- the LOC132613006 gene encoding uncharacterized protein LOC132613006, translating to MQQPVEEQQPVDSTIPPTNEQSEEGLSTHKRKRGRTQMHRVHSRHERKLILLNRLNQPIGPTEDVVIAFGSFLGTLARTATLCPFDILDWRKMDTKDDLWTYTKEKYDIPEAGKKWTLKAIHAAWRRHKSDLKKLCYKPKVTDEIIMAKSITTATAFFFLVISLLIFLSLLQSLCVIDIVGGNKRPLKMSKTNTENRKKLLNPHIVGKKSFAVVRNKLEKTKGNVSLKEIFVETRARKPRRLYKESNEDTTSKIVEMEEIETQLGIDGSQPVDTYSAVMGPEHPGRLRLYGRGVTKTSLKGKAGTFEPTSNATNDVVQEMQERIQKMEEQMEEQMEEQKRTMRAEVTADITAKVVEKLQRAGLISPDMLVALCAASPGEATSTPQAASNN from the exons ATGCAGCAGCCCGTCGAGGAGCAACAGCCTGTCGATTCTACAATTCCTCCCACAAATGAACAATCTGAAGAAG GCCTTTCGACTCATAAAAGAAAAAGAGGTAGAACGCAAATGCATAGGGTGCATAGCCGACATGAGCGTAAATTGATCCTACTGAATAGGCTCAATCAACCTATTGGTCCCACTGAAGATGTTGTAATAGCGTTTGGTAGCTTCCTCGGTACATTAGCGAGGACTGCGACCCTTTGCCCATTTGATATACTTGATTGGAGGAAAATGGACACAAAAGATGATTTATGGACATATACCAAG GAGAAATATGATATTCCTGAAGCTGGCAAAAAGTGGACTTTGAAAGCAATTCATGCTGCTTGGAGAAGGCATAAAAGTGACTTGAAGAAACTTTGTTACAAACCAAAAGTCACTGATGAAATCATAATGGCAAAAAG TATCACTACTGCTActgctttcttttttcttgtaatTTCTCTTCTTATCTTCTTGTCTCTGTTGCaatctttatgtgtcatagatatAGTTGGCGGAAACAAGAGACCACTT AAAATGTCTAAAACAAATACTGAGAATCGGAAGAAGTTGTTGAATCCGCACATAGTCGGTAAAAAAAGTTTCGCTGTAGTCCGCAATAAATTG GAAAAAACCAAGGGAAATGTATCACTTAAGGAGATCTTTGTGGAAACAAGAGCAAGGAAACCCAGGCGCTTGTACAAGGAGTCAAATGAAGACACAACTAGTAAAATT GTTGAAATGGAGGAAATTGAAACACAACTAGGCATAGATGGTAGTCAGCCTGTTGATACATACTCAGCCGTTATGGGTCCAGAACATCCGGGACGTCTAAGACTATATGGACGGGGGGTTACAAAGACTTCTTTGAAAGGAAAAGCTGGAACTTTTGAACCAACTTCAAATGCCACAAATGATGTAGTGCAAGAAATGCAAGAAAGGATCCAAAAAATGGAGGAACAAATGGAGGAACAAATGGAGGAACAAAAGAGAACTATGCGAGCAGAAGTTACTGCAGACATTACTGCAAAAGTAGTTGAAAAACTCCAACGTGCAGGATTAATTAGTCCAGACATGCTAGTAGCATTGTGTGCTGCTTCACCGGGAGAAGCTACGTCTACACCACAAGCAGCTAGCAACAATTAA